One Pararhizobium sp. IMCC3301 DNA segment encodes these proteins:
- a CDS encoding ETC complex I subunit → MVARIYQPTKNPMQSGRGKSDDWILEYARETPRKIEPLMGYTSSSDMKQQIRLNFSSPEEAVAYAERNGIPYQLANQKQRKVRATSYSENFRFDRKQAWTH, encoded by the coding sequence ATGGTCGCACGCATATATCAACCCACCAAGAATCCGATGCAGTCAGGGCGTGGCAAAAGCGACGACTGGATTCTTGAATATGCGCGGGAAACGCCGCGTAAAATCGAACCTCTGATGGGCTACACCTCTTCGTCAGACATGAAGCAGCAGATCAGGCTGAATTTCTCAAGCCCAGAAGAAGCTGTCGCCTATGCCGAGCGAAATGGCATTCCCTATCAGCTTGCCAACCAAAAACAGCGCAAGGTTCGTGCGACCTCCTATTCGGAGAATTTCAGATTCGATCGCAAACAGGCGTGGACGCATTAG
- a CDS encoding amino acid ABC transporter substrate-binding protein, giving the protein MKQALLSLAVGVAMTISGTLSFAASHGSSTLDDVKAKGFVQCGVSEGLPGFSNPNDVGKWAGLDVDICRAIAAAIFGDGNLVKFTPLAANERFAALQSGKVDILSRNTTWTMTLDASLGLSFVTVTYYDGQGFMVPKEIGVSSALELSGASVCTNSNTTTELNVSDYFRANNMELEIIAFDKADDVVAAYDSGRCQVYTSDASGLYAQRLKLDNPDDHIVLPEIISKEPLGPVVREGDNAWFNLSKWVIFALVNAEELGVTSENIDDLMGSDNPAIARILGTAGGFGEMIGLENDFAVKAIRAVGNYGEIFERNVGPDTPIGIARGINALWSDGGLMYAPPLR; this is encoded by the coding sequence GTGAAACAGGCACTTCTGTCGCTCGCTGTGGGCGTGGCAATGACTATATCTGGAACCTTATCTTTCGCTGCTTCTCATGGGTCTTCCACACTTGATGACGTCAAGGCCAAAGGCTTTGTGCAATGTGGAGTGAGCGAAGGCCTTCCAGGATTCTCAAACCCCAATGATGTGGGCAAGTGGGCAGGTCTGGACGTGGATATATGCCGCGCAATTGCCGCAGCGATCTTCGGCGATGGCAATTTGGTGAAATTCACTCCGCTGGCCGCAAATGAACGTTTCGCAGCGCTTCAGTCCGGTAAGGTCGATATTCTGTCCCGTAATACGACATGGACCATGACACTCGACGCCAGCCTGGGCCTGTCTTTCGTCACCGTGACCTACTATGATGGACAAGGTTTCATGGTTCCCAAGGAAATCGGAGTGTCTTCGGCTCTTGAATTGTCCGGCGCATCCGTCTGCACCAATTCAAACACAACAACAGAATTGAACGTTTCGGACTATTTCCGTGCCAACAACATGGAGCTGGAGATCATTGCGTTTGACAAGGCTGATGACGTTGTCGCCGCCTATGATTCCGGCCGCTGCCAGGTTTATACCAGCGATGCCTCGGGCCTCTATGCACAGCGCCTGAAGCTTGATAATCCGGATGACCACATTGTTCTCCCGGAAATCATTTCCAAGGAGCCCCTCGGCCCGGTCGTCCGGGAAGGCGACAATGCCTGGTTCAACCTCAGCAAATGGGTTATCTTTGCATTGGTCAATGCAGAAGAATTGGGTGTTACAAGCGAAAACATCGATGACTTGATGGGGTCGGATAACCCTGCAATTGCCCGAATCCTTGGGACAGCTGGTGGGTTCGGCGAAATGATTGGTCTTGAAAACGATTTTGCCGTCAAAGCTATCAGGGCGGTTGGCAATTATGGTGAAATCTTCGAGCGTAATGTGGGCCCGGATACTCCGATTGGTATTGCCCGTGGCATCAATGCATTGTGGTCCGATGGTGGCCTGATGTACGCTCCGCCTCTGCGTTGA
- a CDS encoding acyl-CoA dehydrogenase family protein, whose product MVDCNPGSDLGTHDVYNQPPGRGDRNLWQDDEPLREVAAQANAQHKVLDLYGGALGQAKMRDAARDANRYAPELHLFDSGGRRLDEVRFHPAYHQFMEISAAAGYSAVAWEGGPGAHATHAAMVYLASQVEPGHCCPLTMSYASIPVISTADQLSDDWRSKLLARQYDPSIRPVAEKQAVTLGMAMTEKQGGSDVRTNTTRAEPDGEVWRLTGHKWFCSAPMSDGFLTLAKISGRLTCFLVPRWLQGERNRIRILRLKDKLGNRSNASAEIEYDRALAYQIGDPGQGVRTILEMVHHTRLDTSIAPAGLMRAALSEAHHWTQHRTAFQKRLIDQPLMRTVLADLTLDWEGTLALAMHVASAFDGTTEQDRAFARIGVALSKFMANKLCPIVICEAMEVLGGMGYVEDTPLPMLYREAPLNGIWEGSGNVICLDALRTLEKEPLAVEVLATELDAATGLSRRYDSALKQHRARWPSIPPEVEARWFVERTALLLTASILIRHAPDAIAGGFVATRVSADRGRIPGTVANLDVDSILSRMAPAGQGGD is encoded by the coding sequence ATGGTAGATTGCAATCCGGGTTCGGATCTTGGAACCCATGACGTTTACAACCAGCCGCCCGGTCGCGGCGATCGCAACCTTTGGCAGGACGACGAACCCCTGCGCGAAGTTGCAGCGCAGGCAAATGCGCAGCACAAGGTGCTCGACCTTTATGGCGGTGCGCTTGGCCAGGCCAAAATGCGAGACGCTGCGCGCGATGCCAACCGGTACGCTCCTGAATTGCACCTGTTCGACAGCGGCGGACGGCGCCTTGATGAAGTTCGATTTCACCCTGCCTACCATCAGTTCATGGAAATCTCGGCTGCAGCAGGCTATTCCGCAGTCGCCTGGGAAGGCGGCCCCGGTGCCCATGCGACCCATGCCGCAATGGTGTATCTTGCCAGCCAGGTGGAGCCGGGACATTGTTGCCCGCTGACGATGAGCTATGCGTCCATTCCGGTGATTTCCACAGCGGATCAGCTTTCAGACGATTGGCGTTCGAAACTTCTGGCACGGCAGTACGATCCCTCTATCCGGCCTGTCGCCGAAAAACAGGCCGTGACCCTTGGCATGGCCATGACCGAGAAACAGGGCGGGTCCGATGTTCGGACCAACACAACCCGCGCCGAGCCCGATGGCGAAGTCTGGCGGCTGACAGGACACAAATGGTTCTGTTCCGCGCCGATGTCCGACGGGTTTCTGACGCTGGCAAAGATTTCCGGGAGACTGACCTGTTTTCTGGTGCCGCGCTGGCTGCAGGGGGAGCGCAACCGCATCCGTATCCTGAGGCTGAAGGACAAACTCGGCAACCGCTCGAACGCTTCCGCCGAGATTGAATATGATCGCGCGCTTGCCTATCAGATCGGTGACCCGGGGCAGGGCGTGCGCACAATCCTGGAAATGGTTCATCACACCCGGCTTGATACATCAATCGCGCCGGCAGGGCTGATGCGGGCGGCCCTGTCTGAAGCGCATCATTGGACCCAGCATCGCACCGCATTCCAGAAACGCCTGATTGACCAGCCACTTATGCGCACGGTTCTGGCAGATTTGACACTTGACTGGGAAGGCACATTGGCGCTCGCAATGCATGTCGCCAGCGCCTTTGACGGAACCACTGAACAGGACCGCGCCTTTGCCAGAATAGGGGTCGCGCTGTCAAAGTTCATGGCCAACAAGCTCTGCCCGATTGTTATCTGCGAAGCGATGGAGGTTCTGGGCGGCATGGGTTATGTCGAGGACACACCGCTTCCGATGCTGTACCGCGAAGCCCCGCTCAACGGCATATGGGAAGGCTCGGGCAACGTCATCTGCCTGGATGCGCTCAGAACTCTGGAGAAAGAACCACTTGCTGTAGAAGTTCTGGCAACAGAACTGGATGCGGCCACGGGGCTGAGCAGACGCTACGATTCAGCACTGAAGCAACATCGTGCGCGCTGGCCTTCCATTCCGCCGGAGGTTGAAGCCCGCTGGTTCGTGGAGCGGACGGCGCTCCTTCTGACTGCGTCAATCCTGATCCGTCACGCGCCAGATGCCATCGCCGGCGGCTTCGTCGCAACCCGCGTTTCGGCCGACAGGGGGCGCATTCCCGGCACCGTCGCCAATTTGGATGTCGACAGTATTTTGTCGCGAATGGCCCCGGCTGGTCAGGGTGGAGACTAA
- the sseA gene encoding 3-mercaptopyruvate sulfurtransferase: MRKSKNLVSAKWLRDHLADADLKIIDGSWYLPQQNRDAIAEYTAGHIPGAVFFDVDANSDQTSDLPHMMPAAEVFAEAAASLGISNPDTVVIYDGAGLMSAARIWWMFRAFGHEKVFVLDGGLPAWKSVAGPLQKGAVEALIANYRATLDDSMIADWQEVMRVAEHQDHQVLDARSAERFKGLAPEPRAGVKSGRMPGAKNLPFQKLLTEDGIFKSDTELQRAFEEAGIDLTQPVITTCGSGVTAAILSLGLSELGHSNNKLYDGSWAEWGWRPETAGKIIS, encoded by the coding sequence ATGCGCAAATCGAAAAATCTGGTTTCCGCCAAGTGGCTGCGCGATCATCTGGCTGATGCTGATTTAAAGATCATTGACGGCTCGTGGTATCTGCCGCAGCAGAACCGGGACGCGATTGCAGAATATACTGCCGGCCACATTCCAGGTGCGGTGTTCTTTGATGTGGATGCAAATTCAGATCAGACCAGTGATCTGCCGCATATGATGCCGGCTGCAGAGGTTTTTGCAGAGGCGGCGGCTTCGCTGGGTATTTCCAATCCCGACACTGTGGTGATTTATGATGGTGCCGGGCTGATGTCCGCGGCGCGCATATGGTGGATGTTCCGCGCCTTTGGTCATGAAAAAGTGTTTGTTCTGGATGGCGGCCTGCCCGCTTGGAAGAGTGTTGCTGGCCCTCTGCAAAAAGGTGCTGTCGAAGCACTAATCGCAAATTATCGAGCCACTCTGGATGACAGCATGATCGCCGACTGGCAGGAAGTTATGCGGGTGGCGGAACACCAGGATCATCAGGTGTTGGATGCCCGCAGCGCCGAGCGCTTCAAAGGACTTGCGCCGGAACCGCGAGCGGGCGTCAAAAGCGGTCGCATGCCGGGGGCAAAAAATCTGCCGTTCCAAAAGCTGCTCACGGAGGATGGCATTTTCAAGTCAGACACCGAATTGCAACGGGCGTTTGAAGAAGCTGGGATTGATCTGACACAACCGGTCATTACCACCTGCGGTTCCGGCGTCACCGCCGCCATCCTGTCCCTGGGATTGAGCGAGTTGGGCCACAGCAACAACAAACTCTATGACGGGTCCTGGGCGGAATGGGGCTGGCGCCCGGAAACCGCCGGGAAAATCATCAGTTAG
- a CDS encoding alanyl-tRNA editing protein has protein sequence MSRVFRKLFLEDAYLTETAAKVVEINDRGGIILDQTIFYGTSGGQPGDTGKLQRANGSVIEIATTVCGQNKEELILVPASPDNLPEIGESVTAELDWDRRHRLMRMHTALHLLCASVPFPVTGGQIGTTESRLDFDMPESMDREALTLRLNTLVAENHPVSQRWIDDAELEAQPELIRTMSVKPPMGSGKVRLVSIGENDEIDLQPCGGTHVRATGEIGALEVYKIENKGKQNRRIRVRLAEGAV, from the coding sequence ATGAGCCGCGTGTTCAGGAAACTTTTTCTCGAAGATGCCTATTTGACGGAAACAGCCGCGAAGGTTGTTGAAATAAATGATCGCGGCGGGATTATTCTCGACCAAACCATATTTTACGGAACCAGCGGCGGTCAGCCAGGCGACACGGGCAAGCTACAGCGGGCTAACGGCAGCGTTATCGAGATTGCCACCACCGTTTGCGGGCAAAACAAAGAAGAATTGATTCTGGTTCCCGCCTCGCCGGACAACCTGCCGGAAATCGGCGAGAGCGTGACCGCCGAACTGGATTGGGACCGCCGCCATCGGCTGATGCGGATGCACACAGCACTGCATTTGTTGTGTGCATCGGTACCGTTTCCGGTGACTGGAGGCCAGATCGGCACCACAGAAAGCCGTCTGGATTTTGACATGCCGGAAAGTATGGACCGGGAAGCTCTGACGCTGCGGCTGAACACGCTTGTGGCAGAGAACCATCCGGTGTCCCAGCGCTGGATCGACGATGCAGAGCTTGAAGCACAGCCGGAACTGATCCGCACCATGTCGGTCAAACCGCCAATGGGCAGCGGCAAAGTGCGTTTGGTTTCGATTGGCGAAAATGACGAGATTGATCTGCAGCCCTGTGGCGGAACCCATGTGCGCGCGACCGGTGAGATCGGAGCTCTTGAGGTTTACAAGATTGAGAACAAGGGCAAACAGAACCGACGCATTCGCGTGCGGTTGGCGGAAGGAGCGGTCTGA
- a CDS encoding cysteine synthase A, with translation MYKTVLEAIGNTPLIRLNKVSDATGCEILGKAEFLNPGQSVKDRAALYIIRDAVASGALKPGGTVVEGTAGNTGIGVSMVANAMGFRSVIVIPETQSEEKKDMLRLMGAELIQVPAVPYKNPNNYVKVSGRLADQIAASDPKGAVWANQFDNVANRQAHIETTGPEIWQQTNGKVDGFICSVGSGGTLAGVGMALKAKNPAVRIGLADPFGSALFKYYTSGEFGASGSSITEGIGQGRETANLVGAPIDVAYQISDTDALDHVFYLVEHEGLVLGGSSGINIEGAVRMARELGPGHTIVTVLCDYGNRYQSKLFNPEFLRSKDLPVPGWLEKRTTLEIPFEDVPA, from the coding sequence GTGTATAAAACCGTCCTAGAAGCCATTGGTAATACGCCACTTATCCGACTTAACAAAGTATCAGATGCAACCGGATGCGAGATTCTGGGAAAAGCAGAATTCCTCAATCCGGGTCAATCAGTCAAGGACAGGGCTGCGCTTTATATAATTCGCGACGCGGTAGCAAGCGGTGCGCTGAAACCCGGAGGCACAGTGGTCGAGGGAACGGCCGGCAATACCGGAATCGGCGTTTCCATGGTTGCCAATGCGATGGGCTTCAGATCTGTGATCGTTATCCCTGAAACCCAGTCGGAAGAAAAAAAGGATATGCTGCGGCTGATGGGTGCCGAGCTTATTCAGGTGCCGGCTGTGCCGTACAAGAATCCGAACAATTATGTCAAAGTATCCGGCCGCCTGGCCGATCAGATTGCCGCATCGGATCCCAAGGGGGCGGTGTGGGCCAATCAGTTCGACAATGTTGCCAACAGGCAGGCGCATATCGAAACCACCGGACCGGAAATCTGGCAACAGACCAATGGCAAGGTGGATGGCTTTATATGCTCGGTTGGCTCGGGCGGAACTCTTGCCGGAGTGGGCATGGCGCTGAAGGCAAAAAACCCTGCAGTGAGGATCGGCCTGGCTGATCCGTTCGGGTCGGCGCTGTTCAAATATTACACCAGCGGCGAATTCGGAGCGAGCGGTTCCTCCATCACCGAGGGGATCGGTCAGGGCCGCGAGACCGCCAATCTGGTAGGTGCTCCAATTGATGTGGCATATCAGATTTCCGACACGGATGCGCTTGATCATGTGTTCTATCTGGTCGAGCATGAAGGGCTGGTTCTGGGCGGTTCTTCCGGCATCAATATCGAAGGCGCAGTGCGCATGGCCAGGGAACTGGGTCCTGGCCATACAATCGTGACTGTGTTGTGCGATTATGGAAACCGCTATCAGTCGAAACTGTTCAATCCGGAGTTTCTGCGCTCCAAGGATCTGCCGGTTCCAGGCTGGCTGGAAAAGCGGACCACACTGGAAATCCCGTTCGAAGATGTACCTGCATGA
- a CDS encoding ChrR family anti-sigma-E factor gives MLEQADAIDALVAEFVSGTLPTPLQVLLASHLEMNASNRGWVANLEALAGIELSGIDPEPLADRNAMLERIMASSREGRPFVEASEKYPTPDMLQRFIGMPLSQVSWKRNRFAGIDEVKLGEIDGCKASLYRFPAGKGVPLHTHEGIEMTLVLQGGFSDETGHYVKGQISVADGTVSHRPVADDDEECICFSVTDAPIRLTGPLGRFISPFLRT, from the coding sequence ATGCTTGAACAGGCCGATGCCATTGACGCTCTGGTGGCGGAGTTTGTTTCAGGAACGTTGCCGACGCCGCTACAGGTGTTGTTGGCGTCCCATCTTGAAATGAACGCATCAAACCGCGGTTGGGTTGCAAATCTGGAAGCTTTAGCCGGAATCGAGCTGTCCGGGATCGACCCGGAGCCGCTTGCAGACCGCAATGCCATGCTTGAACGTATCATGGCTTCTTCCAGAGAGGGGAGGCCGTTCGTTGAGGCGAGTGAGAAATATCCGACGCCTGACATGCTGCAGCGTTTTATTGGCATGCCGCTTTCTCAGGTTTCCTGGAAACGAAACCGCTTTGCCGGTATCGATGAGGTCAAACTCGGTGAAATCGATGGCTGCAAGGCGTCGCTTTACCGCTTTCCGGCCGGGAAGGGCGTTCCGCTTCATACCCATGAAGGTATCGAGATGACGCTCGTGCTGCAGGGTGGCTTCAGTGACGAGACGGGTCATTACGTTAAAGGACAAATTTCGGTGGCAGATGGAACCGTCTCTCATCGTCCGGTCGCCGATGACGACGAGGAATGTATCTGCTTTTCAGTCACCGACGCTCCAATCAGGCTAACCGGACCGCTGGGCCGGTTCATATCGCCGTTCCTGCGGACTTAA
- a CDS encoding SDR family oxidoreductase: MPPYQAIPSDGIAWITGASSGLGYHVAKRLAAAGWTVAATARSADDLETLAAECSAMPGRVVPASGDVTDQAAMAKLADSLIANHGGIALLILNAGIYLPLRANELKVEDFDKSFAVNLNGVTNCLVPCLDHMRARKRGQIAITSSVAGFGGLPTSAAYGATKAGLTNMAESLKFDLDLLNIHIQIVHPGFVDTPATQSNPFPMPFLMEVEDAADRFVRGLKSGRFEISFPKRFTYGLKFLNLLPYPLYFWLLNRATGWKSRST; encoded by the coding sequence ATGCCACCCTATCAGGCTATACCATCTGACGGAATCGCCTGGATAACGGGGGCCAGCAGCGGTCTTGGCTATCATGTGGCAAAACGGCTCGCTGCTGCCGGCTGGACAGTTGCAGCCACAGCCCGCAGCGCTGATGATTTGGAAACGCTCGCCGCTGAATGTTCCGCCATGCCCGGACGGGTTGTACCCGCAAGCGGTGACGTCACGGACCAGGCGGCAATGGCAAAGCTTGCTGACAGCCTGATTGCGAACCATGGTGGCATAGCTCTGCTGATCCTGAATGCCGGCATTTATCTGCCACTAAGGGCGAACGAATTGAAAGTTGAAGATTTTGACAAGAGTTTTGCGGTCAATCTCAATGGAGTGACCAATTGTCTTGTGCCCTGCCTTGACCACATGCGGGCCAGGAAACGGGGCCAGATTGCCATTACGTCCTCGGTCGCCGGATTTGGCGGATTGCCGACATCTGCTGCCTATGGAGCCACCAAAGCCGGCCTTACAAATATGGCCGAGAGCCTGAAATTCGATCTTGATTTGCTCAACATTCATATCCAGATCGTGCATCCCGGATTTGTTGACACACCGGCCACCCAGTCCAATCCATTTCCAATGCCGTTTCTCATGGAGGTCGAAGATGCCGCCGATCGGTTTGTGAGGGGCCTGAAATCCGGACGCTTCGAGATCAGCTTTCCAAAACGATTTACCTATGGCCTGAAATTCTTGAATTTGCTGCCATACCCGCTTTATTTCTGGCTTCTGAATCGCGCGACAGGTTGGAAGTCCAGATCGACATAA
- a CDS encoding GlsB/YeaQ/YmgE family stress response membrane protein — protein sequence MGIIWTIIIGFVAGVIAKFIMPGKNEPSGFILTTILGIVGAFLASYLGQWLGWYGPEESAGLIGAVVGAIIVLAIWGMIAKRS from the coding sequence GTGGGAATTATCTGGACGATCATCATCGGCTTCGTTGCCGGGGTTATAGCGAAATTCATCATGCCGGGAAAAAATGAGCCTTCCGGATTTATACTAACCACCATTCTGGGTATCGTGGGCGCTTTCTTAGCCTCTTATCTGGGTCAGTGGCTAGGATGGTACGGCCCGGAAGAGAGCGCTGGCCTGATTGGTGCCGTGGTGGGTGCAATCATCGTGCTGGCCATCTGGGGTATGATAGCCAAGAGAAGCTGA
- a CDS encoding ferritin-like domain-containing protein has translation MKTLNDAFHHTLKDIYYAEQALTKALPKVAKATSSAKLKKAVDEHLSETREQIELLKKVFSSIDKKPEGEKCDAIEGLIKETEGIIEEASGVALDAALLAAAQAVEHYEIARYGTLREWAKVLGFEEAHDLLTQILDMEKAANAKLTSMAVETINKTK, from the coding sequence GTGAAAACTTTGAATGATGCATTTCACCACACTTTGAAAGATATCTACTACGCCGAGCAAGCGCTGACCAAAGCATTGCCTAAGGTTGCGAAAGCCACAAGCAGCGCCAAACTGAAGAAGGCTGTCGACGAGCATCTTAGTGAAACCCGCGAGCAGATTGAACTTCTGAAGAAAGTATTCTCGTCCATCGACAAGAAGCCCGAAGGAGAAAAATGCGACGCCATTGAAGGCCTTATCAAGGAAACCGAAGGCATCATTGAAGAAGCCAGTGGCGTAGCGCTTGATGCCGCATTGCTGGCCGCTGCCCAGGCTGTGGAACACTATGAAATTGCCCGCTATGGAACGCTTCGTGAATGGGCCAAAGTGCTCGGCTTTGAAGAAGCTCATGATCTGTTGACGCAGATTCTCGACATGGAAAAGGCCGCGAATGCCAAGCTGACCAGCATGGCTGTGGAAACCATCAACAAAACCAAGTAA
- a CDS encoding MFS transporter, whose translation MTHSSGLRWSQILIYGLPAIPISVLTLPFFIFVPTFYTKSLGLDLALVGIVLFAIRLFNAVNDPLIGLLSDRIRPSFGRRRSWFLAGVPLTIAGTWMIFVPGPAPSITYLALWGLALSVGWSMVQLPYAAWGAELSGNYQMRSRLSGVREGLVVIGTLIAIILPILVSSSREVDAAGLYALALFVCVGLPLTAALTVWNVPEPKEHSHQSVNFHDGMRFLRNNTVFIRLLIAFFINGLANGLPATLFLLFVGNVLNAEAAQGPLLIVYFLCGVLGVPVWLKVSDRLGKHRTWCVAMSLALPVFLMVMLLGDGDVWWFAAISVLTGLTLGADLTLPASIQADVIDLDTAESGEQRSGLYFAFWGLATKASLALGVGLAFPLLALAGFDARLDNAPGALFTLSFLYGGLPVFLKSIAIALMWNFPLDEARQIELRQKIETGSA comes from the coding sequence GTGACCCATTCAAGCGGCTTGCGCTGGAGCCAAATCCTGATTTACGGGCTTCCGGCCATACCGATCTCGGTCCTGACTCTGCCTTTCTTCATTTTCGTTCCAACGTTCTATACCAAATCCCTCGGTCTTGATCTTGCTCTTGTCGGGATTGTGCTGTTTGCGATCCGTCTGTTCAATGCGGTCAATGATCCGCTCATTGGCCTTCTCAGCGACCGTATCCGGCCAAGTTTCGGTCGGCGGAGGAGTTGGTTCCTGGCCGGAGTGCCGCTGACAATTGCCGGCACCTGGATGATTTTTGTGCCCGGACCAGCTCCCTCCATCACCTATCTGGCGCTCTGGGGACTGGCGCTGTCGGTCGGCTGGAGCATGGTGCAACTGCCCTATGCCGCCTGGGGCGCTGAACTGAGCGGCAATTATCAAATGCGATCTCGTCTCAGTGGTGTCCGCGAAGGGCTGGTCGTTATCGGCACGCTGATTGCGATTATTCTGCCGATTCTCGTCTCCAGCTCACGCGAGGTTGACGCGGCCGGACTATACGCCCTTGCCCTGTTTGTCTGTGTGGGTCTGCCTTTGACGGCAGCACTTACCGTGTGGAACGTCCCGGAGCCCAAGGAACACAGCCATCAGAGCGTCAATTTCCACGACGGAATGAGATTCCTGCGCAACAATACGGTGTTTATCCGACTGCTGATTGCGTTTTTTATCAATGGCCTTGCCAATGGGTTGCCGGCCACGCTGTTTTTGCTGTTTGTCGGGAATGTGCTCAACGCGGAAGCCGCTCAGGGCCCTCTTCTGATTGTCTATTTCCTCTGCGGAGTTCTGGGTGTGCCTGTCTGGCTCAAAGTGTCGGACCGGCTGGGCAAACACCGCACCTGGTGTGTTGCCATGAGCCTCGCGCTACCGGTTTTTCTCATGGTCATGCTGTTGGGCGACGGTGATGTGTGGTGGTTTGCCGCTATCAGTGTTCTGACCGGACTGACCCTTGGTGCCGATCTGACATTGCCGGCCTCAATACAGGCCGATGTGATTGATCTGGACACGGCTGAATCCGGCGAGCAACGCAGTGGATTGTATTTCGCCTTCTGGGGCCTTGCCACCAAAGCTTCCCTCGCTCTCGGCGTTGGCCTGGCCTTTCCACTGCTGGCACTGGCGGGGTTCGATGCCCGATTGGATAATGCGCCCGGCGCGTTGTTTACGCTGAGCTTTCTATATGGCGGGTTGCCGGTTTTTCTGAAATCGATTGCCATCGCGCTGATGTGGAATTTTCCGCTTGATGAAGCGCGCCAGATCGAGCTCAGGCAGAAAATCGAAACCGGTTCAGCCTGA
- a CDS encoding cyclopropane-fatty-acyl-phospholipid synthase family protein: protein MNMSSSGQLVTSVTRADVREKTRSLPRLTRGAIRFATGLEAGSLTIHLPEGQAFQICGSKPGPAADLIIHDHNFASRLLKRGELGVAEGFVAEEWSSPDVTRFLELFCVNQGLIQTAIDDRHVVKLILKLRGWLNRNTRRGSKKNISAHYDLGNAFYRQWLDPTMTYSSAVFESGLEDLSQAQILKYRSLADQAGIGASDTVLEIGCGWGGFAEFAAREIGCNVTALTISQEQFDFARERVFKAGLSEKVNIKFQDYRDETGQYDRIASIEMFEAVGEAYWPVFFDRMKNCLKPGGTAGLQIITIQDRFFQTYRNEMDFIRRYIFPGGMLPTPQILQHLGEQVDLHMVSERVFGHDYAKTLQIWRERFDEAWPSIMPLGFDQQFNNLWRYYLHYCEAGFRSENIDVRQLVFARK, encoded by the coding sequence ATGAATATGTCCTCATCGGGTCAGCTGGTCACCTCGGTCACGCGTGCCGATGTGCGGGAAAAAACCAGATCACTGCCACGTCTGACCCGGGGCGCGATTCGTTTTGCAACCGGTCTGGAAGCCGGCTCCCTGACAATTCATCTGCCAGAAGGTCAAGCGTTTCAAATATGTGGCAGCAAGCCGGGACCGGCGGCCGATCTCATCATTCACGATCACAATTTCGCTTCGCGGCTGTTGAAACGCGGCGAACTTGGCGTCGCCGAGGGGTTTGTGGCGGAAGAATGGAGCAGTCCCGACGTCACCCGATTTCTGGAATTGTTCTGCGTCAACCAAGGTCTCATTCAGACGGCTATCGACGACCGGCACGTGGTCAAACTGATCCTGAAACTACGCGGCTGGCTCAATCGCAATACAAGGCGGGGATCAAAAAAGAACATTTCGGCGCATTACGACCTTGGCAATGCGTTTTACCGGCAATGGCTTGACCCGACGATGACCTATTCGTCCGCCGTCTTCGAAAGCGGGCTGGAGGATTTGTCGCAGGCGCAGATTCTGAAATACCGCAGCCTTGCCGATCAGGCCGGTATCGGCGCTTCTGATACTGTTCTGGAAATCGGCTGCGGATGGGGTGGTTTTGCCGAATTTGCCGCGCGCGAAATCGGCTGTAACGTCACGGCGCTGACAATATCTCAGGAACAGTTTGATTTTGCCAGAGAACGCGTCTTCAAGGCGGGTCTGTCGGAGAAGGTCAATATCAAGTTTCAGGACTATCGTGACGAAACCGGTCAATATGACAGAATTGCCTCGATCGAGATGTTTGAAGCAGTGGGAGAAGCCTACTGGCCGGTGTTTTTTGACCGGATGAAGAATTGTCTGAAACCAGGCGGAACCGCGGGCCTGCAGATCATTACGATTCAGGACCGGTTTTTCCAAACTTACCGCAATGAGATGGATTTCATCCGGCGCTATATATTTCCCGGTGGAATGCTGCCTACACCACAGATTCTGCAGCATCTGGGTGAGCAGGTCGATCTGCATATGGTGTCAGAACGGGTGTTCGGCCATGATTATGCCAAAACTCTGCAAATCTGGCGCGAGCGGTTTGACGAGGCCTGGCCGAGCATTATGCCGCTGGGATTTGATCAGCAGTTCAACAATTTATGGCGTTACTATCTGCATTACTGCGAAGCCGGTTTTCGCTCCGAGAATATCGATGTTCGTCAGCTTGTGTTTGCCCGCAAGTAG